The following coding sequences lie in one Rutidosis leptorrhynchoides isolate AG116_Rl617_1_P2 chromosome 4, CSIRO_AGI_Rlap_v1, whole genome shotgun sequence genomic window:
- the LOC139842900 gene encoding uncharacterized protein, which translates to MWADIGGPLPIQFDVSVLGTGRPIGPHKSMCINMLAGIVKDPLFPKHYESWEKVPGENKEKIWLDLGGFFKMGDWLDGGHTQKVVEAGVNSLCADRWRNAKSKQKKYFTDNDGYALPNNLRNRPPPNVQQRLWDPFVDLMLSSKFRARSAQNKKNRAKMEYASTQGSRSIADRVASLDPPSLIENFKNNHTFKKGGWSGDKARVNHEKMLKLKEKYPERSDEVIMLEVLGKRRGYRRGVGKTLPGSASTSSSSSTCQTRRPPPPGSENPLLKEAVYDTFAFNNMAIPPQWQSFFPTPNQTQETEGEDEGDDDEDMEESGASQSESDEENEDEAR; encoded by the exons ATGTGGGCTGACATTGGTGGACCATTGCCGATTCAGTTTGATGTTAGTGTGTTGGGGACCGGTCGCCCGATAGGCCCACACAAGTCGATGTGTATTAACATGCTCGCGGGAATCGTTAAGGACCCGTTATTTCCAAAGCATTACGAGAGTTGGGAAAAGGTTCCTGGCGAAAACAAAGAAAAAATTTGGCTTGATCTCGGT GGGTTTTTTAAGATGGGCGACTGGCTAGATGGTGGACATACCCAAAAGGTGGTGGAAGCCGGGGTAAATTCTTTGTGCGCGGACCGATGGAGAAAtgctaaaagtaaacaaaaaaaatatttCACGGATAATGACGGGTACGCACTTCCCAATAACCTTCGAAACCGACCCCCACCGAATGTTCAACAACGTCTATGGGACCCATTTGTGGACCTAATGCTTTCAAGTAAATTCCGGGCTCGTTCTGCGCAGAACAAGAAAAATAGGGCGAAGATGGAATACGCCAGTACGCAGGGTAGCAGGTCAATTGCCGACCGTGTG GCCTCTCTGGATCCTCCGAGTCTTATCGAAAACTTCAAGAACAACCACACTTTTAAGAAAGGTGGATGGAGTGGGGATAAAGCTAGGGTGAACCAC GAAAAAATGTTGAAATTAAAAGAAAAATATCCGGAAAGGAGTGATGAAGTCATTATGTTGGAAGTTTTAGGCAAACGTCGCGGGTACCGTCGCGGAGTGGGTAAAACGTTACCCGGATCGGCTagtacatcatcttcatcatcaacttgtCAAACAAGACGACCACCACCACCGGGTTCCGAAAACCCATTGCTAAAGGAAGCGGTATACGATACTTTTGCCTTTAACAATATGGCAATCCCGCCCCAATGGCAATCTTTTTTCCCAACCCCCAATCAAACTCAAGAAACCGAAGGTGAAGACGAaggtgatgacgatgaagacatggAAGAAAGTGGTGCGTCTCAAAGCGAAAGTGATGAAGAAAATGAAGATGAAGCAAGGTAA